A section of the Centroberyx gerrardi isolate f3 chromosome 8, fCenGer3.hap1.cur.20231027, whole genome shotgun sequence genome encodes:
- the LOC139911983 gene encoding uncharacterized protein LOC139911983 → MARRNEKEILQALNDRFAGYIDKVRNLELHNRNLEAEAAALRQSQAGRASVGEHYERELGDLRGLLQQLTGEKTRAVLEHEHLEEDIQHLRARLEDEARNRDELEAAARAMNKYVDECGLTRMELEKKLRALEEEAVFLKKNHEEEVAELFAQIQGAQVSFEVRDSIKADVTGALREIRAQLDTHASKSSTHAEEWFKVRMERLTEAARSNQDAIRGSQEEIGEYRRQLQSRTIELETLRGTKESLERQRMESEDRHHGDLNSLQETIHQLDSELKSTKWEMASQLKDYQELLNVKMALDIEIAAYRKLLEGEENRFVSGGSLYSYLDARISTHLKLKGEEISDTVIVEEQTDETQVTEVTEEADEEEEEGEKEAEEEAAGEEEEKGEETKEEGEEEEGKEEGDDKEEEGEEEKGEEKEEDEKGEDEKGEEEEAAEEEEKSKSPPSKSPPKTPTVKSPESKSPQKSPESKSPPAKSPMPKSPAKSPAVKSPAEDKSKSPAPKSPEPKSPTAKSPVSKSPPSKSPESKSPPPKSPEPKSPVQEKAKPPAAKDASKEEKKEEQPQPAKEEKKEKEQPAPVKEEKKQEPKEKEPESKAEKADKPDTKKESKAEEAPKKDDASKPAAPSKPAEDKPAAKSEPKESPAPAKEEKPAPPKSEKAQPEEKPAPKAEPEKTESKKEEKKPEEKKEDKKEAADSKEVKEGGKTEKAEKSSGTEAKESKEEKAKK, encoded by the exons ATGGCACGGAGGAACGAGAAAGAGATTCTCCAAGCCCTGAACGACCGGTTCGCCGGCTACATCGACAAGGTGCGGAACCTGGAGCTGCACAACCGTAACCTGGAGGCAGAGGCGGCTGCGCTGCGGCAGAGCCAAGCCGGGCGCGCCTCGGTCGGGGAGCACTACGAGCGAGAGCTGGGCGACCTGAGGGgtctcctgcagcagctgaccGGGGAGAAGACGCGCGCCGTTCTGGAGCACGAGCACCTGGAGGAGGACATCCAGCACCTGAGGGCGAGGCTCGAGGATGAAGCACGGAACCGGGATGAGTTGGAGGCCGCCGCCCGTGCCATGAACAAGTACGTGGACGAGTGCGGGCTCACACGGATGGAGCTGGAAAAGAAGCTTCGCGCTCTCGAGGAAGAGGCCGTTTTTCTGAAGAAGAACCACGAGGAAGAAGTGGCGGAGCTCTTCGCGCAGATTCAAGGCGCGCAGGTGAGCTTCGAGGTGCGGGACTCCATCAAGGCGGACGTCACCGGCGCACTGCGAGAGATCCGCGCGCAGCTGGACACTCACGCATCCAAGAGCTCAACGCACGCTGAGGAATGGTTCAAAG TGCGTATGGAGCGTCTGACGGAGGCAGCGAGGTCTAACCAGGATGCGATCCGTGGGAGCCAGGAAGAGATCGGCGAGTACCGCCGCCAGCTCCAGAGTCGCACCATCGAGCTGGAGACTCTTCGAGGAACCAAGGAGTCCCTGGAGAGGCAACGCATGGAGAGTGAGGACAGACACCATGGAGACCTCAACTCACTGCAG gAGACCATCCATCAGTTGGACAGTGAGCTGAAAAGCACCAAATGGGAAATGGCCAGCCAGTTGAAAGACTACCAGGAGCTGCTGAATGTCAAGATGGCTCTAGATATTGAGATTGCTGCTTACAG GAAGTtactggagggagaggagaatcGCTTTGTGTCAGGAGGAAGTCTGTACTCCTACCTGGATGCCAGAATCTCTACCCACTTGAAGCTGAAGGGAGAGGAGATCTCAGATACCGTCATCGTGGAGGAACAGACAGATGAGACCCAGGTCACTGAGGtgacagaggaggcagatgaggaagaagaggagggggagaaagaagcagaagaagaagcagcaggagaggaagaagagaagggtgAGGAAAccaaagaagagggagaagaggaagagggcaaGGAAGAAGGGGACGataaggaggaagaaggagaggaagagaagggcgaggagaaggaagaggacgAGAAGGGGGAGGAcgagaagggagaggaagaggaggcagctgaggaagaagagaagtcCAAGTCTCCTCCATCAAAGTCTCCACCCAAAACCCCTACTGTCAAATCACCCGAATCAAAGTCTCCACAAAAATCGCCTGAATCCAAATCACCACCAGCCAAATCCCCAATGCCCAAATCACCCGCCAAGTCCCCCGCCGTCAAATCCCCTGCAGAAGATAAGTCAAAGTCACCCGCTCCCAAGTCTCCAGAGCCAAAGTCCCCAACAGCCAAATCACCTGTGTCAAAATCCCCACCTAGCAAATCTCCCGAATCTAAATCTCCTCCTCCCAAGTCCCCCGAACCAAAGTCCCCAGTGCAGGAGAAGGCCAAGCCCCCCGCTGCCAAAGACGCCtctaaagaggagaaaaaagaggagcaGCCTCAGCCCGccaaggaggaaaagaaggagaaggagcaaCCTGCACctgtgaaggaggagaagaagcaggAGCCCAAGGAGAAAGAGCCTGAGAGCAAAGCAGAGAAGGCAGACAAACCtgacacaaagaaagagagcaaagcaGAGGAAGCCCCAAAGAAGGACGACGCCTCCAAACCTGCCGCTCCCAGCAAGCCTGCAGAGGACAAGCCCGCCGCCAAGTCTGAGCCCAAGGAGAGCCCGGCCCCTGCCAAGGAGGAGAAGCCGGCCCCTCCTAAATCAGAGAAGGCCCAGCCAGAGGAGAAGCCCGCCCCGAAAGCAGAGCCCgagaagacagagagcaagaaagaggagaagaaaccagaggagaaaaaggaggacaAGAAAGAAGCAGCCGACAgtaaggaggtgaaggagggagggaagaccGAGAAAGCGGAGAAATCTTCTGGCACCGAGGCTAAGGAGAGCAAGGAGGAGAAGGCCAAGAAGTGA